The Pelmatolapia mariae isolate MD_Pm_ZW linkage group LG10_11, Pm_UMD_F_2, whole genome shotgun sequence genome includes a region encoding these proteins:
- the LOC134637577 gene encoding transmembrane channel-like protein 7, giving the protein MADEIQRQNSHIYDCIGGNGYDREEQSLRCRQVSSPAPDQSYPHFNWDSTPEDEDEASDGGPKRDIRCIPLPMHLRRTIREVQQMRSPAVSRDASWRGRQMLRKLTKKCKEYLYFFSLWRKSVQMIGGNFGGGVQSYFVFLRFLVVLNFVSFFLIAGFVLIPSVVFRSVATNSTDNITVYKVKNMTKFYEYPLDFLSGTGFMEYSYLFYGYYNITEMPNRDSYNIPLAYILTAVFYFAFCLICIIARMGTAAQVAVATGSSTGVSSYSMIVFTGWDYGCLGDRATKLKQKNILYQLQVDLEEESRKRHEADLSTSKKVILYSLRVLMTVLSLGFIGGAFCGIYRATQFSQVNDEEEEIVQLIIQYLPSMVITAGNFVVPLLCDKIALVEQYSPSTTIILALLRAVFLRLVSLAVLLYTLWSRITCNVDRLKGNCTLCEYNYNEFQCWETRVGQEMYKLTMFDLLITVAVFLLVEIPRRLVVDNCSCKPVQWVGRQEFVVPSNVLGLVYGQTVVWLGALFCPLLPAINTLKFVILFYCKKITLFQNCRPALRTFRSTTSTFFFLVVLLFGWGLATVVMIYSLSEIHPSYGCGPFHSSSTMWSTVPDSFYNLSNVTQEFLFFVGSQAFSIPLFALSIVVMCYVVALATVYGRSIALLKAQLKLESRDKQFLIKQIESLSRQAHIPTHHAGVQD; this is encoded by the exons ATGGCCGATGAAATACAGAGACAAAACTCTCATATTTACGATTGCATTGGAG gaAATGGTTATGACCGTGAGGAGCAGTCGCTCAGGTGTCGGCAGGTTTCGTCTCCAGCTCCTGATCAGAGTTATCCTCACTTCAACTGGGACTCAACCCCCGAGGATGAAGATGAAGCCAGCGATGGTGGACCCAAACGGGACATCAGGTGTATTCCCCTGCCCATGCACCTGAGAAGAACTATAAG GGAAGTGCAGCAAATGCGGTCACCTGCAGTTTCCAGAGATGCGTCCTGGAGAGGGAGACAGATGCTGCGTAAACTcacaaaaaaatgcaaagaataTCTTTACTTTTTCTCATTGTGGAGGAAGTCAGTGCAAATGATTGGAG GGAACTTTGGAGGTGGTGTCCAGTCTTACTTTGTGTTCCTGCGCTTCTTGGTGGTTCTGAATTTTGTGTCCTTCTTTCTGATTGCTGGGTTTGTCCTCATTCCCAGTGTTGTCTTCAGATCTGTGGCCACCAACAGCACAGATAACATCACT GTGTATAAAGTTAAGAACATGACGAAGTTCTATGAGTACCCACTTGACTTCCTTTCGGGAACG GGTTTTATGGAGTATTCGTACCTGTTTTATGGCTACTACAACATCACAGAGATGCCAAACAGGGACTCCTATAATATCCCTCTTGCCTACATCCTCACTGCTGTCTTCTACTTTGCCTTTTGTCTCATCTGCATCATAGCAAG GATGGGGACTGCAGCTCAAGTTGCTGTGGCAACGGGAAGCAGCACTGGGGTGAGCAGTTACAGCATGATCGTGTTCACCGGATGGGACTATGGTTGCCTGGGAGACAGAGCTACCAAACTGAAGCAGAAAAACATCCTCTACCAGCTACAG GTGGATCTGGAGGAGGAGAGTCGAAAGAGACACGAGGCTGATCTGTCAACAtcaaaaaaagtgattttataCTCTCTGCGTGTTTTAATGACTGTTCTTTCACTTGGGTTCATTGGAGGAGCTTTCTGTGGCATCTATAGGGCCACACAGTTCAGCCAGGTAAACGAT gaagaggaagaaatcGTTCAATTGATTATTCAGTATCTCCCATCCATGGTCATCACTGCCGGAAACTTTGTGGTGCCTCTGCTGTGCGACAAGATCGCCTTAGTAGAGCAATACTCCCCCAGCACTACTATCATATTGGCTCTCTTAAG GGCAGTGTTTCTGCGTCTGGTGAGTCTGGCCGTCCTCCTCTACACCCTGTGGAGTCGGATCACCTGCAACGTTGACAGGCTCAAAGGAAACTGCACACTGTGCGAGTACAACTACAATGAATTCCAA TGCTGGGAAACACGTGTGGGGCAGGAAATGTACAAGCTCACAATGTTTGACCTCCTCATCACCgttgctgtttttctgctgGTTGAAATTCCACGCAG gcTTGTGGTGGATAACTGTTCCTGTAAGCCTGTTCAGTGGGTGGGGCGGCAGGAGTTTGTGGTTCCCTCCAATGTGCTCGGCCTGGTTTATGGTCAGACTGTGGTCTGGTTAGGAGCTCTTTTTTGCCCTCTGCTGCCCGCCATCAACACCTTGAAGTTTGTCATCCTGTTTTACTGCAAGAAG ATAACACTCTTCCAAAACTGTCGGCCAGCGTTGAGGACGTTTCGttccaccacctccaccttctTTTTCCTGGTGGTGCTCCTGTTTGGATGGGGTTTGGCAACAGTTGTCATGATTTACAGTCTCTCTGA GATCCATCCCTCTTACGGTTGCGGTCCTTTCCATTCATCCAGTACCATGTGGTCGACTGTTCCAGACTCGTTCTACAATCTCTCTAACGTCACACAGGAGTTTCTCTTCTTCGTCGGCTCCCAGGCATTCTCCATCCCTCTTTTTGCATTATCAAT TGTGGTGATGTGCTATGTCGTAGCTTTAGCAACTGTCTATGGGAGAAGCATTGCACTGCTAAAAGCTCAGCTTAAACTG GAGAGCCGTGACAAACAGTTCCTGATCAAGCAGATTGAGAGCCTGAGTCGGCAAGCTCACATACCGACACATCATGCAGGAGTACAAGACTGA